A genomic window from Elaeis guineensis isolate ETL-2024a chromosome 3, EG11, whole genome shotgun sequence includes:
- the LOC105041077 gene encoding LOW QUALITY PROTEIN: 3-ketoacyl-CoA synthase 6 (The sequence of the model RefSeq protein was modified relative to this genomic sequence to represent the inferred CDS: inserted 1 base in 1 codon) yields MPAAPLPEFSSSVKLKYVKLGYQYLVNNFLTFLLVPFMAVLAVELVRLGPDEIITLWRSLHLDLVEILCMAFLIVFVSTVYFMSRPRPVYLVDYACFKPPNTCRVPFATFMEHTRLIYSDPKSVQFQTRILERSGLGEETCLPPANHYXPPNPTMEASRAEAQFVIFSAIDDLIKKTGVKPKDIDILVVNCSLFSPTPSLSAMIVNKYKLRSNIRSFNLSGMGCSAGLLSIDLARDLLQVHSNSNALVISTEIITPNFYSGNQRAMLLPNCLFRMGAAAILLSNRPREARRAKYRLVHVVRTHKGADDRAYRCIYEEEDAEGYSGISLSKDLMAIAGEALKSNITTIGPLVLPVSEQLLFFFTLVGRKLINMKWKPYIPDFKLAFEHFCIHAGGRAVIDELQKNLQLSPEHVEASRMTLHRFGNTSSSSLWYELSYIESKGRMRRGDRVWQIGFGSGFKCNSAVWKCIRTIKTPVDGPWADCIHRYPVHIPEVVKL; encoded by the exons ATGCCGGCCGCGCCGCTGCCTGAGTTCTCGAGCTCGGTCAAGCTCAAGTACGTCAAGCTGGGATACCAATACCTCGTGAACAACTTCCTGACCTTCCTCCTGGTCCCTTTCATGGCTGTACTGGCCGTCGAGCTAGTCCGTCTCGGCCCCGACGAGATCATCACGCTGTGGCGGTCCCTCCATCTCGACCTCGTCGAGATCCTCTGCATGGCGTTCTTGATAGTGTTCGTTTCCACGGTCTACTTCATGTCGCGGCCCCGGCCGGTGTACCTGGTGGACTACGCCTGCTTCAAGCCCCCGAACACGTGCCGCGTTCCCTTCGCTACCTTCATGGAGCACACCCGGCTCATCTACTCCGACCCCAAGAGCGTCCAGTTCCAGACCCGCATCCTCGAGCGCTCCGGCTTGGGCGAGGAGACCTGCCTTCCCCCGGCCAACCACT ATCCCCCCAACCCCACCATGGAGGCCTCCCGCGCCGAGGCCCAGTTCGTCATCTTCTCCGCCATCGACGACCTCATCAAGAAAACCGGCGTCAAGCCCAAGGATATCGATATCCTCGTCGTTAACTGCAGCCTCTTCTCTCCCACGCCGTCCCTCTCGGCGATGATCGTGAACAAGTACAAACTCCGCAGCAACATCCGAAGCTTCAACCTCTCCGGCATGGGATGCAGCGCGGGGCTGCTCTCCATTGACCTCGCCCGCGATCTCCTTCAGGTGCACTCGAACTCGAACGCCCTTGTCATCTCCACGGAGATCATCACGCCCAACTTCTACTCCGGCAACCAGCGGGCGATGCTCCTGCCCAACTGCCTCTTCCGCATGGGCGCCGCCGCCATCCTGCTGTCGAACCGCCCCCGAGAGGCCCGGCGTGCAAAGTACCGGCTTGTCCACGTGGTGCGCACCCACAAGGGCGCCGACGACCGGGCCTACCGCTGCATCTACGAAGAGGAGGACGCCGAGGGCTACTCGGGGATCTCACTGTCCAAGGACCTCATGGCGATCGCCGGCGAGGCGCTCAAGTCCAACATCACCACCATCGGCCCGTTGGTTCTGCCGGTGTCGGAGCAGCTGCTCTTCTTCTTCACCCTCGTCGGCCGGAAGCTCATCAACATGAAATGGAAGCCCTACATCCCCGACTTCAAGCTGGCCTTCGAGCACTTCTGCATCCACGCCGGCGGCCGCGCGGTGATCGACGAGCTGCAGAAGAACCTGCAGCTGTCGCCGGAGCACGTCGAGGCGTCGCGCATGACGCTGCACCGCTTCGGCAACACCTCCAGCAGCTCCCTCTGGTACGAGCTCAGCTACATCGAGTCCAAAGGCCGGATGCGGCGCGGCGATCGGGTGTGGCAGATCGGCTTCGGCAGCGGCTTCAAGTGCAACAGCGCTGTCTGGAAGTGCATCCGCACCATCAAGACCCCCGTCGATGGGCCGTGGGCCGACTGCATCCACCGCTACCCGGTCCACATCCCGGAGGTCGTCAAGCTTTGA